In Synergistaceae bacterium, a single window of DNA contains:
- a CDS encoding MBL fold metallo-hydrolase, translating into MLKVTVLVDNNTLIDRYFTGEPGFCLWVEAGAKKILFDTGYSDVFIRNAQLMGLDPAELDAIFLSHGHNDHTWGLNHLIQYYDRRQIKKRPELTAHHQALERKRSDGLEIGMVMAKEVIDKYFLMKLSSGPMRITERLLWLGEIPRRIEKNKAIGKRIIDGKEFDDFCHDDSALVYEANGGLVILTGCSHSGICNIIEYARRLTGTDKILDVLGGFHMLDMTREAMAATVEYLAKDPPEVIHPCHCTDLKAKMALASKISVEEVGVGLELQYE; encoded by the coding sequence ATGCTTAAAGTTACAGTTCTGGTAGATAATAATACACTTATTGACCGTTATTTTACAGGGGAGCCCGGCTTTTGTCTCTGGGTCGAGGCTGGAGCCAAAAAGATCCTTTTTGATACCGGCTACTCTGATGTGTTCATCCGCAATGCACAGCTCATGGGGCTGGATCCGGCGGAGCTTGACGCCATATTCCTCTCGCACGGGCACAATGACCATACCTGGGGGCTCAATCACCTTATTCAGTACTACGACAGGCGGCAAATAAAAAAAAGGCCGGAGCTTACAGCACATCATCAGGCGCTGGAAAGAAAACGCAGCGACGGGCTTGAGATAGGAATGGTCATGGCAAAGGAAGTCATCGACAAGTATTTCCTGATGAAGCTTTCCTCCGGGCCTATGCGTATAACTGAACGACTTCTGTGGCTCGGTGAGATCCCCAGGAGGATAGAGAAAAATAAAGCTATAGGGAAGCGCATCATAGACGGAAAAGAGTTTGACGATTTCTGTCATGATGATTCCGCGCTCGTCTATGAAGCTAATGGGGGTCTGGTGATACTAACAGGCTGTTCTCACTCGGGAATATGCAATATCATAGAATATGCACGCAGGCTCACTGGAACGGATAAAATACTTGATGTGCTGGGCGGTTTCCATATGCTGGACATGACACGGGAAGCAATGGCGGCAACCGTTGAGTATCTTGCGAAGGATCCTCCGGAGGTCATTCATCCGTGCCACTGCACCGACCTTAAAGCTAAGATGGCGCTTGCGTCTAAGATCAGCGTAGAAGAAGTCGGAGTGGGGCTTGAACTGCAATATGAGTGA
- a CDS encoding metal-dependent transcriptional regulator, translated as MQESGENYLETILMLGEENGTVRSIDIANKLGYAKPSVSRAVGLLRERGFITMEQNGELLLTQSGFEKASAIYERHKLISKFFVELLGVEKDVADRDACRIEHVISEESFEKIKKYVTDKF; from the coding sequence ATGCAGGAATCCGGAGAAAATTATCTCGAAACTATACTGATGTTAGGAGAGGAGAACGGCACTGTCCGTTCTATTGACATAGCGAACAAACTTGGCTACGCGAAGCCGAGTGTCAGCAGGGCAGTGGGATTGCTCAGGGAACGCGGCTTCATCACGATGGAGCAGAACGGCGAGCTTTTGCTTACGCAGAGCGGTTTTGAAAAGGCGAGCGCAATCTATGAACGCCATAAACTTATATCGAAATTCTTCGTGGAACTCCTTGGTGTTGAAAAGGACGTCGCCGATCGTGATGCCTGCAGAATTGAGCATGTCATAAGCGAAGAGAGCTTCGAGAAGATAAAAAAATACGTTACGGACAAATTTTAG
- a CDS encoding biotin transporter BioY, protein MKTKEMAQISIFAVLTAVSARVMIPIPIVPFTLQTLVCMLAGLVLGSRRGAASQALYMLMGLIGIPVFTGGGGLGSILTPSFGYIIGFIACAWISGRFMESLCQKGLPITKKEYFLSGLSGIAAVYTIGLVHLYVIMNFWMPGNGMPLFKVFAVGLFSTIGGDILKAFLAAVIAERLNKTGLFLK, encoded by the coding sequence ATGAAAACTAAAGAGATGGCTCAGATTTCTATATTCGCGGTATTGACGGCGGTAAGTGCGCGCGTAATGATCCCCATCCCGATTGTCCCCTTCACGCTTCAGACGCTTGTATGCATGCTTGCGGGACTCGTTCTGGGCTCAAGACGCGGAGCTGCATCACAGGCTCTTTACATGCTTATGGGACTTATAGGCATTCCTGTGTTTACAGGTGGAGGCGGGCTTGGGTCTATACTGACCCCGTCTTTCGGTTATATCATAGGTTTTATTGCATGTGCATGGATATCAGGAAGATTTATGGAATCACTCTGTCAAAAAGGTCTCCCCATCACAAAAAAAGAATATTTTCTTTCAGGCCTGTCTGGAATAGCCGCAGTCTATACAATAGGTCTTGTCCATCTCTACGTTATAATGAACTTCTGGATGCCGGGAAACGGAATGCCGCTGTTTAAGGTGTTTGCGGTAGGCCTTTTCAGCACAATAGGAGGCGACATCCTCAAGGCTTTTCTGGCCGCAGTAATAGCAGAGCGGCTTAACAAAACCGGGTTGTTCTTAAAATAA